atatataaacaaagaaatcaaaataCATTAGTACTGTAACTACAAATTACCAATTATTAGTTGCCCATGTGCTCAAAAATACATTTCTAGGAGTTGATTGTGCTATGGAGTAATATTAGAATGTTCTTACTCAGAGTTAATGGTTGTTTGGTTAAATACTTTCTGCATACACCCTTATCATTTACATAAAAGAAAGCTGAAATTAATATCCATAAGATTTAGGTTGCCACtaaaacaaatattacatttATAAAAAGCCTTATGACTTTTTAGAAGTGgactcttatcattttcttttatgcaAATAGTACATTGTCTATATTTAGGTTACTACATTAAGaagatcatcatcactttcatccacTCTGTACACTCTAGCATAAGAGGATGGGCTTATAAGCGAGGAATTTTCCATGCGTGACTGGGTTATGTTTGAATACCCTCTCATGCCGAAGAATCTCCTGGCAGATGACACCACTTGCTGTCCCCGCTCAGACTTGAATAAAACCAGGATAATCACAAATATGATTCCTGTAACAATGAGGACACTGGAAATGGCAGCAGATACTGTTGAATATGCACTCTCTGGTTCCGTTTGCTGTTGGTCTGCAGAAGGGCTATCACTATTGCCTTCTTCAGCAGAAGGTTTTGCAGCTTCATGAGATTCATTATCTGGTATAACTGGGTCAGAATTTATAGGTTTGTTGTGAGAAGAGTCATCCATATTGTAAATGGCTTCAATGCAGGTTAAATTAGTTTCCCAGTTGAATATTGCTGCACATTCTAAATCCCTCATTATTGGATCAGGGACTGGGTATCCCAATCCCACACTCATATTACATGAAAAGTATATGATTGTGGTTCTTTGTCCTGACAGTGCATCACTGCAACTGTCACCACCATAGTACATGAGCTTCAACTTGTCATAATCCCAATTTAAGTCAGACTTACTGCTCAGACCAAAACTAGTTCCATCACTTGTGCATACACCAGATTCACCACAAGCTGCCCCACATACATTAATTTTGTACTCCTTATCCTCAAACTTAACAGAATATCCCTCTGGTCTGTTCAAAGGTTTTAGATTAACATTTGTCTTTGCAGCATTAAACTGGATTTGGCACACAGGGCCTGAATCAGGGACATCTTGGCGGTTTTCACATGCAAGTGCTGTTGGCCACTCAAACAGGTACTGGCAATCATGGGTTACATTTTTGTATGTTGGGCTTCCCTGAAAAAGAAGAACTTTATTAGAAACAACTATGCTAAGAATTACCAAATGAAATATtgctcatataaaaaaatatatagcaaaaCAAATTGTCAGCAActaaagttttacacacacaattACTTATAAATTACCTTGCCTGCATCTAAATCACAAATAAATGCGATTCGTGAAGAAATTCCTATGGCAGAGTTTGTTAAGCACTTAGATCCATGAGAATATATCATCTGAatttcatttgaatatatatattgtggagttGTAATTGGTTGGCCGAGACTTAAGGCTTCAGACTCTGACATAGAAAGACATGCAGAGGAACCTGGGCGACAGTTCAGGCCAATGATATGGTTGAGTGGTCTACACACATTCAAGTAAAACTTCTGCTTTGGATTCTCAGGATTTGAAACTTCATAGTTGCCAGTTGACCTGATCAGAGGTGTCAAGTCCAGTCGCTGTTCCCATGTATCCACAAAGCAATTGATCCTACGTTCACAAGCCAAGTCAGTATACCAGTTGATATAATAGATGCATTTATCTAGATCTTCATGTATAAGGACAGGTATATCTGGTGCATCTTCAGCTCCACATATAAAGCTTATTAGAGTGGAACGTTGTTCTCCATTTCCACAAGCTTGTCCACCAGTAtagtaaagggaaagaaaaccaaGGTGATACTGCAAGTTTGCATTTGCCTTTCCAGCACTTACATTATCTGTATGGTTATCATGGGTATAAGAACATGCTCCTGTTCCCTTGTCTGGACATCGTTTTGTATCAACTTCATCACAGACATTTAAAATAAGATGGATTTTACCACTATCCTGTATTTCAtagcccattttcttttttaaagaattCAGGTCAAAGATATAGCCAGTAAAGTCATTTTTTGCAGTACAATTACCCTTAGTGTCTGGAGCACTTGTGGTATGGTCTATAAGTGGCATGGGACAGGCAATAGGTGTGTTCCATTCAAATATGTATTTGCAACCCTCTTGGGCTACCAGTTGTGGATATGCATAAAGTTCTTCCTTATCACAGTTGAACTGAATAATAGTTTCAGAAAGCTGGGTAGAATCACCACATGGATCTCCACCACTGTACTTTATTTTCAAATTGCCATCCTCTATATAAGGTCCACTGTGAACCTTTCCAATATTCAATGCCTTATCTTTGTGCTTCAAATCAATTACACATGCACCTGCATTGTATGGACACCTACTCTCTTTGTTATGGACCACTGACCTACAAACATTCAGCACAAACTTTTTATTTCCAGCTGATGTAGAATATTCTTCATTCATAGTAGATGATGACAATTCATTAAGGTCATAAATTGTCCCATTTTCAGTAACTACACTGCAGTCCACAACACTAAATGGAGGGCATGCATGCATTGTCAGCCATGTAAAGTGATAAGTGCAAGTTTCATCTTCATGGAAGAAGTGAGGACCATCTCTGCCACTTGCATTCTGATCGCATAGGAAAATTATTTGGGCAGATCTTGTATTATTGCCTGCACAACTTCCAGTTCCACCGTAGTAATTCATCACTAATGTCCCATCATTAAATGTGATGTTACTTGTAGCCATTCCTCCACTAAACTGTTCATCTCCTTTGATTTGACAAACACCAGATTGGCCCTCTCCTTTGCATTTTGATACAAGGGGTCCACAAATATTTATCAAATAGTCATGCTCTCCATCAGTAACATTATAATCTTTCATTTGATTTCTCAATGGATTTAGATCATATACATTTCCATAAAGAGGATCTTCTACTAAGCAATTTGTCCCTTTTTTTAAGTGACGTGGACAAGCAGCTGGTGTTAACCATGTGAATATGTATTCACAGGTAGAAGTTTCATCTACCAATACTGGTTCATATTCAATGTCGTTACATATTAAGTTGATTCTTGTAGAGCGTGCATGTTTTCCATCCTGACACTGATCTCCACCTGTCGGTAAGAAGAAGCATTTTAAGTAACAGAAGTATgcatattcacactcactcactcactcactcactcactcactcactcactcactcactcactcactcactcactcactcactctctttctctctctcgctctctctctcgctctcgctctctctctcgctctcgctctctctctctctctctctctctctctcgctctcgctctctctctcgctctctctctcgctctctctctcgctctctctctctctctcgctctctcactcgctcgctctctctcttgcttgctcgctctcttgcttgctcgctctctctttctttctttctttctttctctctctctcacgcacacgcacacgcacacgcacgcgcacgcgcacgcgcacacgcacgcatgcatacacacacacacacacacacacacacacacacacacacacacacacacgcatgctcacATGCACGCACAGGCATGCttacatgaacgcacacacatgcacccacgcaaacatgcacacacccacacccaactatgcacacacacacacacacacacacacacacacacacacacacacacacacacacacgcacgcacacgcacgcgcacacacgcgcacacacgcgcacacacgcgcacacacgcgcacacacgcgcacacacgcgcacacacacgcacacacacgcacacacacgcacacacacacacacacacacacacgcatgctcacatgcacgcacaggcatgcttacatgcacgcacacacatgcacccacgcaaacatgcacacacccacacccaactatgcacacacacacacacacacacacacacacacacacacacacacacacgcacacacgcacaacccgcccccctccttatacacaaaaaaaaaagaaaagaaataagatcaACTTATTTCCACAAGGTAAAATCATGAAATTAAAACTAAAGGAATATccattaaaaacaaataagttATTGATTAAATTTTTAGAAAGGAATGTTTCTTAAAGATCCAATCACATTAGTAATTTTCCCATAAAATTTTGCATTTCAGCAGTTCATAACAAATCCCTTATCTTTTGATACCTTTAAAAATCATAACCTTCCAAcatccttacatacacacaagaagCAGTCAGTGTTAAAATCAGAACCACATAATAATTACTGCTTGTTAAAATCTCAAGGAAAATTACTTGGAATGGAGGCATGTGTTCAAATGCCCCTCCCACAACAGACATATGAAGacttaaataaaattaaaaaaaaaaaactttatttggaCTTGTATACAGAGAACAACTCCATTACACACTAGACATTTCTTGGTGTTTAAAAAGACCTGACCTGTATAAGTAATGGTAAGAGAGCCATCCTCATTAACGCTTGGGTGTGAAGTAAGGAAACCCAGGTTGTGGGCTGTCATGGCATCAAAGCTGGTCTGGCATGCACCAATGACTCCTGGAGGACAGTGGTAGTGCCT
The nucleotide sequence above comes from Penaeus chinensis breed Huanghai No. 1 chromosome 3, ASM1920278v2, whole genome shotgun sequence. Encoded proteins:
- the LOC125038677 gene encoding cation-independent mannose-6-phosphate receptor-like isoform X1, translating into MWPITSLLLALALQGVCSETNSNETKEDFPCKVVDGDHVYDLRELASRDYWKYEETLHTGLFESRVMYMSFCHPLRNVPVVCEGENVGVCETKKDDTGSEVPLGSRGQVSATGPVVTEDGWLNYVFESGAKCNKSIHDTTYKTYVHLYCARDTSSETAVPMLMSSPGCERTFAWMTKAACPVKAEITTESCTVKFSNLDYILNLHTLHAEKYYNVSSSKAKYELNICGPVAGGHCGSDAATMCDVTDPSAPVVLGTLEGMDIKWENEALILSYKHQENSVKVMLFCKRTATSPVIDFVEVNNKEVVLSVKTAAVCPPDEAPECVIEDDKGNVYDLRSLRKEQGNWEVVDERDNHKDQLYHINVCGQVNEGRHYHCPPGVIGACQTSFDAMTAHNLGFLTSHPSVNEDGSLTITYTGGDQCQDGKHARSTRINLICNDIEYEPVLVDETSTCEYIFTWLTPAACPRHLKKGTNCLVEDPLYGNVYDLNPLRNQMKDYNVTDGEHDYLINICGPLVSKCKGEGQSGVCQIKGDEQFSGGMATSNITFNDGTLVMNYYGGTGSCAGNNTRSAQIIFLCDQNASGRDGPHFFHEDETCTYHFTWLTMHACPPFSVVDCSVVTENGTIYDLNELSSSTMNEEYSTSAGNKKFVLNVCRSVVHNKESRCPYNAGACVIDLKHKDKALNIGKVHSGPYIEDGNLKIKYSGGDPCGDSTQLSETIIQFNCDKEELYAYPQLVAQEGCKYIFEWNTPIACPMPLIDHTTSAPDTKGNCTAKNDFTGYIFDLNSLKKKMGYEIQDSGKIHLILNVCDEVDTKRCPDKGTGACSYTHDNHTDNVSAGKANANLQYHLGFLSLYYTGGQACGNGEQRSTLISFICGAEDAPDIPVLIHEDLDKCIYYINWYTDLACERRINCFVDTWEQRLDLTPLIRSTGNYEVSNPENPKQKFYLNVCRPLNHIIGLNCRPGSSACLSMSESEALSLGQPITTPQYIYSNEIQMIYSHGSKCLTNSAIGISSRIAFICDLDAGKGSPTYKNVTHDCQYLFEWPTALACENRQDVPDSGPVCQIQFNAAKTNVNLKPLNRPEGYSVKFEDKEYKINVCGAACGESGVCTSDGTSFGLSSKSDLNWDYDKLKLMYYGGDSCSDALSGQRTTIIYFSCNMSVGLGYPVPDPIMRDLECAAIFNWETNLTCIEAIYNMDDSSHNKPINSDPVIPDNESHEAAKPSAEEGNSDSPSADQQQTEPESAYSTVSAAISSVLIVTGIIFVIILVLFKSERGQQVVSSARRFFGMRGYSNITQSRMENSSLISPSSYARVYRVDESDDDLLNVVT
- the LOC125038677 gene encoding cation-independent mannose-6-phosphate receptor-like isoform X2, giving the protein MWPITSLLLALALQGVCSETNSNETKEDFPCKVVDGDHVYDLRELASRDYWKYEETLHTGLFESRVMYMSFCHPLRNVPVVCEGENVGVCETKKDDTGSEVPLGSRGQVSATGPVVTEDGWLNYVFESGAKCNKSIHDTTYKTYVHLYCARDTSSETAVPMLMSSPGCERTFAWMTKAACPVKAEITTESCTVKFSNLDYILNLHTLHAEKYYNVSSSKAKYELNICGPVAGGHCGSDAATMCDVTDPSAPVVLGTLEGMDIKWENEALILSYKHQENSVKVMLFCKRTATSPVIDFVEVNNKEVVLSVKTAAVCPPDEAPECVIEDDKGNVYDLRSLRKEQGNWEVVDERDNHKDQLYHINVCGQVNEGRHYHCPPGVIGACQTSFDAMTAHNLGFLTSHPSVNEDGSLTITYTGGDQCQDGKHARSTRINLICNDIEYEPVLVDETSTCEYIFTWLTPAACPRHLKKGTNCLVEDPLYGNVYDLNPLRNQMKDYNVTDGEHDYLINICGPLVSKCKGEGQSGVCQIKGDEQFSGGMATSNITFNDGTLVMNYYGGTGSCAGNNTRSAQIIFLCDQNASGRDGPHFFHEDETCTYHFTWLTMHACPPFSVVDCSVVTENGTIYDLNELSSSTMNEEYSTSAGNKKFVLNVCRSVVHNKESRCPYNAGACVIDLKHKDKALNIGKVHSGPYIEDGNLKIKYSGGDPCGDSTQLSETIIQFNCDKEELYAYPQLVAQEGCKYIFEWNTPIACPMPLIDHTTSAPDTKGNCTAKNDFTGYIFDLNSLKKKMGYEIQDSGKIHLILNVCDEVDTKRCPDKGTGACSYTHDNHTDNVSAGKANANLQYHLGFLSLYYTGGQACGNGEQRSTLISFICGAEDAPDIPVLIHEDLDKCIYYINWYTDLACERRINCFVDTWEQRLDLTPLIRSTGNYEVSNPENPKQKFYLNVCRPLNHIIGLNCRPGSSACLSMSESEALSLGQPITTPQYIYSNEIQMIYSHGSKCLTNSAIGISSRIAFICDLDAGKGSPTYKNVTHDCQYLFEWPTALACENRQDVPDSGPVCQIQFNAAKTNVNLKPLNRPEGYSVKFEDKEYKINVCGAACGESGVCTSDGTSFGLSSKSDLNWDYDKLKLMYYGGDSCSDALSGQRTTIIYFSCNMSVGLGYPVPDPIMRDLECAAIFNWETNLTCIEAIYNMDDSSHNKPINSDPVIPDNESHEAAKPSAEEGNSDSPSADQQQTEPESAYSTVSAAISSVLIVTGIIFVIILVLFKSERGQQVVSSARRFFGMRGTSTLLLDDMM